The Vibrio tarriae genome includes a window with the following:
- a CDS encoding YheV family putative zinc ribbon protein — translation MKQKKRFIAGANCPQCRTADTLQWWVENSIELVECVECGFHEQRKPKSVEQSEHANELMIGIFKPE, via the coding sequence GTGAAACAGAAAAAACGTTTTATCGCTGGCGCAAACTGCCCACAATGCCGGACCGCCGATACGTTGCAATGGTGGGTAGAGAACAGCATTGAGCTGGTTGAGTGCGTCGAATGTGGGTTCCATGAACAGCGTAAACCCAAATCCGTCGAGCAGAGTGAGCATGCGAATGAGCTGATGATCGGGATTTTTAAGCCGGAGTAA
- the slyD gene encoding peptidylprolyl isomerase translates to MKIEKNTVASLAYQLTIEDGVVVDQSTVDAPLDYLHGHNNLITGLERELEGKVAGDKFTVTIAPEDAYGEHNEDLVQRVPADVFQGVDELEVGMRFLADTDQGQIPVEITEVDGDEVVVDGNHMLAGQSLTFTVEVVAVRAATEDEIAHGHIHQAGGCGHDHDHDHEGGCCGGEGHGHDHHGHGKKEGGCCGGGGCGSH, encoded by the coding sequence ATGAAAATTGAAAAAAACACGGTAGCAAGTCTTGCTTACCAATTGACTATCGAAGATGGCGTGGTGGTGGATCAGTCTACTGTTGATGCGCCGCTGGATTACCTGCACGGTCACAATAACCTGATTACAGGTCTTGAGCGTGAATTGGAAGGCAAAGTGGCTGGTGATAAATTCACCGTTACTATCGCACCAGAAGATGCATACGGCGAACACAACGAAGATCTGGTACAGCGTGTTCCTGCAGACGTGTTCCAAGGAGTGGATGAGCTGGAAGTCGGTATGCGTTTCCTAGCCGATACAGACCAAGGTCAAATCCCAGTTGAAATCACTGAAGTGGATGGCGATGAAGTCGTGGTTGATGGTAACCACATGCTGGCTGGCCAGTCACTGACTTTCACCGTAGAAGTGGTTGCCGTGCGCGCAGCGACGGAAGATGAGATTGCTCACGGTCATATCCACCAAGCGGGTGGCTGTGGTCACGATCACGACCATGATCATGAAGGCGGTTGCTGCGGTGGCGAAGGCCACGGTCACGATCACCATGGTCACGGTAAGAAAGAAGGCGGCTGCTGTGGCGGCGGCGGTTGTGGTTCTCACTAA
- a CDS encoding isoaspartyl peptidase/L-asparaginase family protein produces MTQPFAIAIHGGAGTILREQMSDALRMEILATLEQAVRAGHQLLVEGADALDAVVAAVTVLEDSPLFNAGKGSVLTHNEMVEMDASVMHGAAREAGAIAGVRHIRNPIQLARDVLRHSDHVFLIGDGAEQFAFQQGHVYTEQDYFFTERRYEQLQNMKQQDRFALSEASYQSESAEQEPPSEYPDDKKFGTVGAVALDQQGNLAAATSTGGITNKRFGRVGDSPVIGAGTIAENGNVAISCTGMGEYFIRYAVAGDIAARMRYLKEDVHTACETVVQGELKSVGGEGGLIAIDAQGELHFAMNSSGMYRAEIDRHGQFSVKIYADE; encoded by the coding sequence ATGACACAGCCTTTTGCGATTGCCATCCATGGCGGTGCCGGCACGATTTTGCGTGAGCAGATGAGTGATGCATTGCGCATGGAGATCCTCGCGACTTTAGAGCAAGCCGTGCGAGCCGGGCATCAGCTACTGGTTGAAGGAGCCGATGCCTTAGATGCGGTGGTGGCCGCGGTGACAGTATTGGAAGACTCGCCACTGTTTAATGCCGGCAAAGGCTCAGTACTGACGCACAATGAAATGGTGGAGATGGATGCCTCGGTGATGCATGGCGCAGCGCGAGAGGCTGGGGCGATTGCTGGCGTGCGTCATATTCGCAACCCGATTCAACTCGCGCGCGATGTGCTGCGTCATAGTGATCATGTGTTTTTGATTGGTGATGGGGCAGAGCAATTTGCTTTCCAGCAAGGGCATGTTTATACCGAGCAAGACTATTTTTTCACTGAGCGCCGTTATGAACAGCTGCAAAACATGAAGCAGCAAGATCGTTTTGCACTTTCAGAAGCTTCCTATCAATCAGAGTCTGCTGAACAAGAGCCGCCAAGTGAATATCCCGATGATAAGAAATTTGGCACGGTAGGCGCGGTGGCGTTGGATCAACAGGGCAATTTGGCGGCGGCGACCAGCACCGGCGGGATCACCAACAAGCGTTTTGGACGGGTGGGGGATTCCCCAGTGATCGGAGCTGGAACCATCGCTGAAAATGGCAATGTCGCCATTTCATGCACCGGAATGGGCGAGTACTTTATCCGTTATGCGGTCGCAGGCGATATTGCGGCACGCATGCGTTATCTCAAAGAAGATGTCCATACCGCCTGTGAAACCGTGGTGCAAGGTGAACTGAAAAGCGTAGGTGGTGAAGGGGGATTAATTGCGATTGATGCGCAGGGTGAACTTCACTTTGCCATGAACAGTTCTGGCATGTATCGCGCGGAGATTGATCGCCATGGTCAATTCAGTGTGAAAATTTACGCTGACGAATAA
- a CDS encoding adenylosuccinate synthase — MGNNVVVLGTQWGDEGKGKIVDLLTEDAKYVVRYQGGHNAGHTLVIDGQKTVLHLIPSGILRNNVKCIIGNGVVLSPEALIKEMSGLEERGVPVRERLFISEACPLILPYHVALDQAREAARGKKAIGTTGRGIGPAYEDKVARRGLRVGDLFDMASFAEKLQEVMAFHNFQLEHFYKVEPVSYEAVLEQAKGYAELLTSMVIDVTNELDAARKRGDKIMFEGAQGTLLDIDHGTYPYVTSSNTTAGGVAAGSGFGPRHLGYILGIAKAYCTRVGAGPFPTELFDEVGDHLGTKGHEFGATTGRKRRCGWFDAVAMRRAIQINSVTGFCLTKLDVLDGLKEIKICTGYQMPDGSIAEVSPMAADAFENVTPIFETMPGWSETTFGAKTLAELPQTALDYIKRIEELTGVPVDIISTGPDRNETIIKVHPFSA, encoded by the coding sequence ATGGGTAATAACGTTGTCGTTCTTGGCACCCAATGGGGTGACGAAGGTAAAGGTAAAATCGTAGACCTTTTAACTGAAGATGCAAAATACGTGGTTCGCTACCAAGGCGGACACAACGCAGGTCACACACTAGTAATCGACGGTCAAAAAACCGTTCTCCACTTAATTCCATCCGGTATTCTTCGCAATAACGTGAAATGCATCATCGGTAACGGTGTAGTACTTTCACCAGAAGCATTGATCAAAGAAATGTCTGGTCTCGAAGAGCGTGGTGTTCCTGTTCGCGAGCGTCTTTTCATTTCTGAAGCTTGTCCTCTGATCCTGCCATACCACGTTGCTCTTGACCAAGCGCGCGAAGCCGCTCGTGGCAAGAAAGCAATCGGTACTACTGGTCGTGGTATTGGTCCTGCGTACGAAGATAAAGTAGCTCGTCGTGGTCTGCGTGTTGGCGACCTGTTCGATATGGCCTCTTTTGCTGAGAAACTGCAAGAAGTGATGGCATTCCATAACTTCCAACTTGAGCACTTCTACAAAGTAGAACCAGTAAGCTACGAAGCGGTACTGGAGCAGGCGAAGGGTTATGCAGAACTGCTGACTTCTATGGTTATCGACGTAACCAACGAACTGGATGCAGCGCGTAAGCGTGGCGATAAAATCATGTTCGAAGGCGCGCAAGGTACACTACTGGATATCGACCACGGTACTTACCCATACGTAACGTCTTCAAACACCACTGCTGGTGGTGTTGCTGCGGGCTCTGGTTTTGGTCCTCGTCACCTAGGTTACATCCTTGGTATCGCGAAAGCGTACTGCACTCGTGTTGGTGCCGGTCCGTTCCCAACAGAATTGTTTGACGAAGTGGGCGATCACTTAGGCACTAAAGGCCATGAGTTTGGTGCAACCACAGGTCGTAAGCGTCGTTGTGGTTGGTTTGATGCAGTGGCAATGCGCCGCGCGATCCAAATCAACTCAGTCACCGGCTTCTGCCTGACCAAACTGGACGTTCTAGATGGTCTGAAAGAGATCAAGATCTGTACGGGTTACCAAATGCCTGACGGTTCTATTGCTGAAGTTTCACCTATGGCCGCTGACGCATTTGAAAACGTGACGCCAATTTTCGAAACTATGCCTGGTTGGTCTGAAACGACTTTCGGTGCAAAAACTCTGGCTGAACTGCCACAGACAGCGCTGGATTACATCAAGCGCATCGAAGAGCTGACTGGCGTTCCGGTAGACATCATTTCTACTGGCCCAGACCGCAACGAAACCATCATCAAAGTTCACCCATTCAGCGCGTGA
- the motX gene encoding flagellar protein MotX, producing MKLRTVAASLLLAWHSSYNPAYAADLGEPVPIYSEAELIKLIEENKHLERVKADNCQIVEDIVARATRISLPSYEFLYGDMLAWGVCVDQDVELGLYYMENAAHQGLPAALEQLGRYYSRGTLVQQDKERAIPYLREAAAMGNLNARIQLAELLLRDYGSPLDYEDAYRWLYNSVTADQRTHNRIALLRQGLERRMPENIIARAKRRETFW from the coding sequence ATGAAGCTACGAACGGTAGCCGCTTCCTTATTGCTTGCATGGCACTCCTCTTACAATCCTGCTTATGCAGCGGATTTAGGAGAGCCAGTGCCTATCTATTCGGAAGCTGAGCTAATCAAACTGATTGAAGAAAATAAGCATCTTGAGCGCGTAAAAGCGGATAATTGCCAGATCGTGGAAGATATTGTCGCACGTGCGACACGTATCAGTCTGCCCTCTTATGAGTTTTTGTATGGCGATATGCTGGCTTGGGGCGTGTGTGTGGATCAGGATGTTGAGCTGGGTCTCTACTATATGGAGAATGCGGCGCATCAAGGTTTGCCTGCTGCTCTGGAGCAGCTTGGGCGTTACTACTCACGCGGCACCTTAGTTCAACAAGACAAAGAACGTGCGATCCCCTATCTGCGTGAAGCGGCGGCAATGGGCAATCTTAATGCGCGTATTCAGCTCGCTGAACTGTTACTGCGTGATTACGGCAGTCCCCTCGATTATGAAGATGCCTACCGCTGGTTATATAACTCGGTCACCGCCGATCAGCGTACTCACAACCGTATCGCTCTGCTGCGTCAAGGTTTAGAGCGTAGGATGCCGGAAAATATCATCGCGCGAGCCAAACGCCGAGAAACGTTCTGGTAA
- a CDS encoding DUF3413 domain-containing protein, with product MLLMIKKNIEWLFSHFILNAVLLAVLGLPYLQWIEVSSSNRIAYAYLSATQFGWFGLFAFAITLVSLALVWLPSRLLHSAVFVASWAVSILLMVDIEVYQQYRFHLSGFVWDLLLHGGQQVISVSWYTLAMAGFIVFVVGFAQWLIMKLAQRIQHSRGVRWVSAVWLLSLLSSQFIHAWKDATYDSEIPSYSYHWPLYYPLTAKRFFDQLGVVDAQSARRQQVDFHAPTSSTLNYPLRPLHIEPPTERPNILLIGIDAWRFDDANRDVTPNIAHFGQQATRFTHHLSGGNSTQAGLFSLFYGLPATYWEEFQTSQTRPLLMQTLADLNYQFAIYGSAPLNSPPFDRTIFSKVAQLRTVTPGENSPQRDERITEDFLHFLEQRDRSKPYFGFLFYDSAHAADFPTSMTPPFTPYWERVDHIKLNNDFDPEPYHNRYRNALYYADSLIGKVLEQLQARDELRNTIVIITSDHGEEFNDNRQNYWGHGSNYSMAQIHVPLYIYIPDKEGSVLTHKTTHLDIAPMLMQEVLGVQNPLNEFALGYPLWQERPQREWTIIGSYFNYALVSDKEMLVSYPTGRVETLNSELAPEKERQISTQQIMQALEEMRQFLR from the coding sequence ATGTTATTGATGATAAAAAAGAATATAGAATGGCTTTTTAGTCACTTTATTTTGAATGCTGTTTTATTGGCTGTATTGGGCCTCCCTTATTTGCAATGGATAGAGGTCAGCAGCAGTAATAGGATAGCGTACGCTTATCTTTCGGCCACCCAGTTTGGCTGGTTTGGGTTATTTGCCTTTGCCATCACGCTGGTTTCACTCGCTCTGGTTTGGCTCCCGAGTCGCCTACTGCACAGTGCTGTGTTTGTAGCCTCTTGGGCCGTGAGCATTTTGTTGATGGTCGATATTGAAGTGTATCAACAGTACCGATTCCATCTTAGTGGCTTTGTGTGGGATTTGCTGTTGCATGGTGGACAGCAAGTGATCAGCGTGTCGTGGTATACCCTTGCGATGGCAGGCTTTATTGTCTTCGTGGTCGGCTTTGCCCAATGGCTTATCATGAAACTGGCGCAACGCATTCAACATTCACGTGGAGTTCGCTGGGTATCGGCGGTTTGGTTACTTTCATTGCTGAGTAGCCAGTTTATCCACGCTTGGAAAGATGCCACTTATGACAGTGAGATCCCAAGCTACAGCTATCACTGGCCGCTCTATTATCCGTTGACCGCAAAGCGCTTTTTCGACCAGCTCGGTGTTGTTGATGCGCAATCCGCCCGCCGTCAGCAGGTGGATTTTCATGCACCAACCAGCAGTACTCTCAACTATCCGCTACGGCCACTGCACATTGAACCGCCTACAGAGCGCCCAAACATTTTATTGATTGGGATTGATGCTTGGCGTTTTGATGATGCCAATCGCGATGTGACACCCAATATTGCTCACTTTGGTCAACAAGCCACGCGCTTTACTCATCACTTAAGTGGTGGAAATTCAACCCAAGCTGGCTTATTCAGTCTCTTTTACGGCTTACCCGCTACCTATTGGGAGGAGTTTCAAACCAGCCAAACTCGCCCACTGCTGATGCAAACTCTCGCGGATTTGAACTATCAGTTTGCTATTTACGGCTCGGCACCACTGAATAGCCCACCGTTTGACCGAACGATATTCAGCAAAGTTGCACAGCTACGTACAGTCACGCCCGGAGAAAACTCACCACAGCGTGATGAACGTATTACTGAGGATTTTTTGCACTTTTTAGAGCAACGGGATCGTAGCAAGCCCTACTTCGGTTTTCTGTTTTACGATTCAGCGCATGCGGCAGATTTCCCAACCTCGATGACACCGCCTTTCACCCCTTATTGGGAGCGAGTCGATCACATCAAACTCAACAACGACTTTGATCCCGAGCCGTACCATAACCGCTATCGCAATGCCCTCTATTACGCTGATAGTTTGATTGGCAAAGTTCTTGAGCAGTTGCAAGCCCGCGATGAGCTGCGCAATACCATAGTGATCATCACATCCGATCATGGTGAAGAGTTTAATGACAATCGACAAAATTATTGGGGACATGGCAGTAACTACAGCATGGCGCAGATCCATGTACCACTTTACATCTACATTCCTGACAAAGAAGGAAGCGTATTAACGCACAAAACCACCCACCTCGATATTGCGCCTATGTTGATGCAAGAAGTGTTAGGGGTACAAAATCCACTCAATGAATTTGCGTTAGGCTACCCGCTTTGGCAAGAGAGACCACAACGGGAATGGACGATTATCGGTAGTTACTTTAACTATGCGTTAGTGAGTGATAAAGAGATGTTGGTGAGCTACCCCACCGGGCGAGTCGAGACTCTCAATTCAGAGCTTGCCCCAGAGAAAGAGCGTCAAATTTCGACTCAGCAGATCATGCAAGCGCTTGAAGAGATGCGGCAATTCTTGCGCTAA
- the rnr gene encoding ribonuclease R — MSDTTHLDPFADREADNYDNPIPSREYILEFLTQANVPMNRNDLFEALKLEGEEQYEGLRRRLRAMERDGQLVFTRRQCYALPEKLEMVKGYVIGHKDGHGWVRPEGSLNKEGDILLPHHQMRTLIHGDFVLVQPSGTDKRGRKEGRLVRILEERNGQIVGRFFFEYGYSYVVPDDSRIHHDILIPNDLRAGARMGNVVVIEITDRGTRNRGMMGKVVEVLGENMAPGMETQIAIRTHQIPHEWPAEVEQQVAGLTEEVPEEAKQGRVDLRALPLVTIDGEDARDFDDAVYCEAKKGGGWRLWVAIADVSYYVRPDTALDKEAINRGNSVYFPSQVVPMLPEVLSNGLCSLNPQVDRLCMVCEMTVSETGKLSGYKHYEAVMNSHARLTYTKVHEILEGDEELRERYKALVPHLEELHKMYQVLKSARDERGAIEFETVETKFIFNAQRKIESIEPVVRNDAHKLIEECMILANIASASLVEKAKEAALYRVHEPPGEERLTGFRDFLGELGLDLSGGLEPSPTDYANLMKQIGERPDKELIQTMLLRSMKQAVYNANNAGHFGLALKRYAHFTSPIRRYPDLLLHRAIKYLIAKQEGRNQDRWTPTGGYHYSFDDMDFYGEQCSMTERRADDATREVADWLKCEYMQDHVGEELEGVVANVTSFGFFVRLTELHIDGLVHISTLANDYYHYDPIGQRLVGESFGAIYRLGDAVKVKVLAVNLDDRQIDFELVETSRKLRGQGKTAKKRAEEARAKAQGKKEAATKGGRGKAPVKLQAKPQAEATRHPEGEGRAKPKKTKAPKKRKDQARKKTSKARDKTK, encoded by the coding sequence ATGTCTGATACCACACATCTTGATCCTTTCGCTGATCGCGAAGCCGACAATTATGACAATCCAATTCCGAGTCGTGAGTACATTCTCGAATTTTTAACCCAAGCCAATGTTCCCATGAATCGCAACGATCTGTTCGAAGCCCTCAAACTAGAAGGCGAAGAGCAATATGAAGGGTTGCGTCGTCGCCTGCGGGCAATGGAACGAGATGGCCAACTGGTGTTCACGCGCCGTCAATGCTATGCCTTGCCAGAAAAGCTGGAAATGGTGAAAGGCTATGTGATTGGCCACAAAGACGGCCACGGCTGGGTTCGTCCAGAAGGAAGCTTAAACAAAGAAGGCGATATTTTATTGCCCCACCACCAGATGCGTACGCTGATCCATGGTGATTTTGTCTTAGTGCAGCCGAGCGGTACTGATAAACGTGGCCGTAAAGAAGGGCGCTTAGTACGCATTCTCGAAGAGCGTAATGGCCAAATTGTCGGGCGTTTCTTCTTTGAATACGGCTATTCGTACGTGGTGCCGGATGACTCACGCATTCACCATGACATTCTGATCCCCAATGACTTACGTGCTGGCGCTCGCATGGGCAACGTGGTCGTGATTGAAATTACCGACCGTGGCACGCGTAACCGCGGCATGATGGGTAAAGTCGTTGAAGTGTTGGGTGAAAACATGGCCCCGGGTATGGAAACGCAAATTGCGATTCGTACTCACCAAATTCCCCATGAATGGCCCGCAGAAGTTGAGCAGCAAGTAGCGGGATTGACCGAGGAAGTGCCTGAAGAAGCCAAGCAAGGTCGTGTCGATCTACGTGCTTTGCCATTAGTCACGATCGATGGCGAGGATGCTCGAGATTTCGATGACGCTGTCTATTGTGAAGCGAAAAAAGGCGGTGGCTGGCGTTTATGGGTCGCGATTGCCGACGTGAGCTATTACGTACGTCCCGATACCGCGCTGGATAAAGAAGCGATCAACCGCGGTAACTCGGTCTATTTCCCATCGCAAGTTGTCCCAATGTTGCCGGAAGTGCTGTCGAACGGCCTCTGTTCACTCAACCCACAAGTGGATCGCTTGTGCATGGTGTGTGAAATGACCGTATCGGAAACGGGTAAGCTCTCGGGCTACAAGCATTACGAAGCGGTAATGAACTCGCACGCTCGCCTGACTTACACCAAAGTGCATGAAATCCTCGAAGGAGATGAAGAACTGCGTGAGCGTTATAAAGCGCTGGTTCCTCATCTTGAAGAGTTGCACAAAATGTATCAGGTGCTGAAAAGTGCACGCGATGAGCGTGGCGCGATTGAGTTTGAAACCGTTGAAACCAAATTCATCTTCAATGCTCAGCGCAAGATTGAAAGCATTGAGCCTGTTGTACGTAACGATGCACATAAGCTAATTGAAGAGTGTATGATCCTCGCCAACATCGCCTCAGCCTCTTTGGTCGAAAAAGCCAAAGAAGCGGCGTTGTACCGTGTCCATGAGCCACCAGGTGAAGAGCGTCTCACTGGCTTCCGTGATTTCCTCGGTGAATTGGGGCTCGATCTCTCCGGTGGCCTTGAGCCATCACCGACCGACTACGCCAATTTAATGAAGCAAATTGGTGAACGTCCAGATAAAGAGCTTATCCAAACCATGTTGCTGCGCTCGATGAAACAAGCGGTGTATAACGCGAATAACGCGGGTCACTTTGGCTTGGCGTTGAAACGTTACGCACACTTTACGTCGCCAATCCGTCGTTACCCGGATTTGCTGCTGCATCGCGCGATCAAGTATTTGATCGCGAAGCAAGAAGGGCGCAACCAAGACCGTTGGACTCCAACCGGTGGCTATCACTACTCCTTCGATGACATGGACTTCTACGGTGAGCAGTGCTCCATGACTGAGCGCCGCGCTGATGATGCCACACGCGAAGTCGCAGACTGGCTCAAATGCGAGTACATGCAAGATCATGTGGGTGAAGAATTAGAAGGCGTCGTCGCGAACGTCACCAGTTTCGGCTTCTTTGTCCGTCTCACTGAGCTGCATATCGACGGTCTGGTGCACATTTCCACTCTGGCCAACGATTACTACCATTATGACCCAATTGGTCAACGTCTGGTTGGTGAAAGCTTTGGTGCCATCTACCGCCTTGGCGATGCGGTGAAAGTAAAAGTGCTAGCGGTAAACTTGGACGATCGTCAAATTGACTTTGAATTGGTTGAAACAAGTCGTAAGCTACGCGGCCAAGGTAAAACGGCGAAGAAACGAGCCGAAGAAGCCAGAGCGAAAGCGCAAGGTAAAAAAGAGGCTGCAACCAAAGGCGGCCGCGGTAAAGCACCGGTGAAATTACAGGCTAAACCACAGGCAGAAGCAACACGTCACCCAGAGGGTGAAGGTCGGGCTAAGCCGAAAAAGACCAAAGCGCCGAAAAAACGTAAAGACCAAGCTCGTAAGAAAACCAGCAAAGCACGAGACAAAACCAAATAG
- the rlmB gene encoding 23S rRNA (guanosine(2251)-2'-O)-methyltransferase RlmB, which yields MSNELIYGIHAVNAVLQRDPARFVEAYVLKGRQDDRLLPVLNELMRLGVSIQEMSRKALDDKAEGANHQGLIARVKPARQLNENDLDDILAQHEQPLLLVLDGVTDPHNLGACLRNADAAGVAAVIVPKDKSAPLTATVSKVACGAAETVPLVRVTNLARTMRALQEKGVWFVGTAGEATHDIYQSKLTGPLAIVMGAEGDGMRRLTRETCDDLIKIPMAGSVSSLNVSVACGVCLFEAVRQRMANR from the coding sequence ATGAGTAACGAATTGATTTATGGCATCCACGCAGTGAACGCGGTATTGCAACGCGATCCCGCGCGTTTTGTCGAAGCGTATGTGCTAAAAGGTCGTCAGGATGATCGCCTGCTACCTGTGCTCAACGAACTGATGCGCCTTGGTGTTTCAATTCAAGAGATGAGCCGTAAAGCGCTGGATGACAAAGCGGAAGGCGCAAACCATCAAGGACTGATTGCCCGTGTTAAACCCGCTCGTCAACTCAATGAAAATGATCTTGACGATATTCTCGCTCAGCATGAACAGCCATTGCTGTTGGTGCTAGATGGAGTAACTGATCCGCACAACCTCGGGGCTTGCCTGCGTAATGCCGATGCGGCAGGTGTGGCGGCAGTCATTGTTCCCAAAGACAAATCAGCACCACTGACCGCAACTGTCAGTAAAGTGGCGTGTGGCGCGGCGGAAACGGTACCGCTCGTGCGCGTCACTAACTTGGCGCGTACCATGCGCGCACTACAAGAAAAAGGTGTCTGGTTTGTAGGGACAGCAGGCGAAGCGACTCACGACATTTACCAAAGCAAACTGACCGGGCCGCTGGCGATTGTAATGGGCGCAGAAGGCGATGGCATGCGTCGTTTAACGCGTGAAACCTGTGATGATTTGATTAAAATCCCGATGGCAGGCAGCGTATCAAGTCTAAACGTGTCTGTAGCTTGTGGGGTCTGTTTATTTGAAGCAGTACGCCAGCGTATGGCGAATCGGTAA
- the rpsJ gene encoding 30S ribosomal protein S10, which yields MQNQRIRIRLKAFDYKLIDASTAEIVETAKRTGAQVRGPIPLPTRKERFTVLISPHVNKDARDQYEIRTHKRLIDIVEPTDKTVDALMRLDLAAGVDVQISLG from the coding sequence ATGCAGAACCAACGTATCCGTATCCGCCTGAAAGCTTTCGATTACAAACTGATCGATGCTTCTACAGCGGAAATCGTTGAAACAGCTAAGCGCACTGGCGCACAGGTTCGTGGTCCAATCCCACTGCCAACTCGTAAAGAGCGTTTCACTGTTCTTATCTCTCCACACGTTAACAAAGATGCTCGTGATCAGTACGAAATCCGTACTCACAAACGTCTAATCGACATCGTTGAACCAACAGACAAAACTGTTGATGCTCTGATGCGTCTAGACCTTGCTGCGGGCGTTGACGTACAAATTAGCCTAGGTTAA
- the rplC gene encoding 50S ribosomal protein L3 — MIGLIGRKVGMTRVFTEDGVSIPVTVVEVEANRVSQVKTLETDGYAAIQVTTGTKKANRVTKPEAGHFAKAGVEAGRGLWEFRLENGEEFAVGSELTVELFNEVKKVDVTGTSKGKGFQGAVKRWNFRTQDMTHGNSLSHRAPGSIGQCQTPGRVFKGKKMAGHMGAERVTTQNLEIVRVDAERNLLLIKGAVPGATGGNVIVKPAVKA, encoded by the coding sequence ATGATTGGTCTAATCGGTCGTAAAGTGGGCATGACCCGCGTATTTACTGAAGACGGCGTTTCTATCCCAGTAACTGTTGTTGAAGTTGAAGCAAACCGCGTTTCTCAAGTGAAAACTCTTGAAACTGATGGCTACGCTGCAATCCAAGTCACTACTGGTACTAAGAAAGCTAACCGTGTTACTAAGCCAGAAGCTGGTCACTTCGCGAAAGCGGGTGTAGAAGCTGGTCGTGGTCTTTGGGAATTCCGTTTGGAAAACGGTGAAGAGTTTGCAGTAGGTTCAGAACTGACTGTTGAACTGTTCAACGAAGTAAAAAAAGTAGACGTTACTGGTACATCTAAGGGTAAAGGTTTCCAAGGTGCTGTTAAGCGCTGGAACTTCCGCACTCAAGATATGACTCACGGTAACTCATTGTCTCACCGTGCTCCTGGTTCAATTGGCCAATGTCAAACTCCAGGTCGCGTGTTCAAAGGCAAAAAAATGGCAGGTCACATGGGTGCTGAGCGTGTAACGACTCAAAACCTAGAGATCGTACGTGTTGACGCTGAGCGCAATCTGCTTCTGATTAAAGGTGCAGTCCCAGGCGCAACTGGCGGTAACGTGATCGTCAAACCAGCTGTTAAAGCGTAA
- the rplD gene encoding 50S ribosomal protein L4, with protein MELMVKGANALTVSETTFGREFNEALVHQVVVAYAAGARQGTRAQKTRSEVSGGGAKPWRQKGTGRARAGTIRSPIWRTGGVTFAAKPQDHSQKVNKKMYRGAMKSILSELVRQERLIVVENFSVEAPKTKALVAKLKELELNDVLIVTGEVDENLFLAARNLYKVDVRDVTGIDPVSLIAFDKVLMTAAAVKQVEEMLA; from the coding sequence ATGGAATTGATGGTTAAAGGTGCTAACGCACTAACTGTTTCCGAAACTACTTTCGGACGTGAGTTCAACGAAGCTCTTGTACACCAAGTAGTTGTTGCTTATGCAGCAGGTGCTCGTCAAGGTACTCGTGCTCAAAAGACACGTTCAGAAGTTTCTGGCGGTGGCGCTAAGCCATGGCGTCAAAAAGGTACTGGCCGTGCACGTGCTGGTACAATCCGTAGCCCAATCTGGCGTACAGGTGGTGTTACTTTTGCTGCGAAACCACAAGATCACAGCCAAAAAGTAAACAAGAAAATGTACCGTGGTGCTATGAAGAGCATTCTGTCTGAGCTAGTTCGTCAAGAGCGTTTGATCGTTGTTGAAAACTTCTCAGTTGAAGCTCCAAAGACCAAAGCTCTGGTAGCTAAGCTAAAAGAACTTGAGCTGAACGATGTTCTCATCGTTACTGGCGAAGTAGACGAAAATCTGTTCTTAGCTGCGCGTAACCTGTACAAAGTTGACGTGCGTGACGTAACTGGTATCGACCCAGTAAGCCTGATCGCATTTGACAAGGTTCTAATGACTGCTGCTGCAGTTAAGCAAGTTGAGGAGATGCTGGCATGA
- the rplW gene encoding 50S ribosomal protein L23: MIREERLLKVLRAPHISEKATMSAEKSNTIVFKVAKDATKKEIKAAVEKLFEVEVKSVNTLIIKGKTKRQGLRQGRRSDVKKAYVTLNEGQDLDFVGGAE; this comes from the coding sequence ATGATCCGTGAAGAGCGTCTACTAAAAGTTCTACGTGCTCCGCACATCTCTGAAAAAGCAACTATGTCTGCTGAGAAATCGAACACTATCGTTTTCAAAGTAGCAAAAGATGCCACTAAGAAAGAGATCAAAGCAGCTGTAGAAAAGCTATTTGAAGTTGAAGTTAAGTCTGTAAATACCCTGATCATCAAGGGTAAGACCAAGCGTCAAGGTCTGCGCCAAGGCCGTCGTTCAGACGTGAAAAAAGCGTACGTGACTTTGAATGAAGGTCAAGATCTTGACTTCGTTGGCGGCGCGGAATAA